A genomic stretch from Setaria italica strain Yugu1 chromosome VII, Setaria_italica_v2.0, whole genome shotgun sequence includes:
- the LOC101756157 gene encoding tubulin gamma-2 chain, producing the protein MPREIITIQVGQCGNQIGMEFWKQLCLEHGIGKDGLLEDFATQGGDRKDVFFYQADDQHFIPRSLLIDLEPRVINGIQNSEYRNLYNHENIFVAEHGGGAGNNWASGYHQGEQVVDDIMDMVDREADGSDSLEGFVLCHSIAGGTGSGMGSYLLETLNDRYSKKLVQTYSVFPNQMETSDVVVQPYNSLLTLKRLTLNADCVVVLDNTALNRIAVERLHLSNPTFAQTNSLVSTVMSASTTTLRYPGYMNNDLVGLLASLIPTPRCHFLMTGYTPLTVERQVNMIRKTTVLDVMRRLLQTKNIMVSSYARTKEASQAKYISILNIIQGEVDPTQVHESLQRIRERKLVNFIDWAPASIQVALSRKSPYVQTTHRVSGLMLANHTSIRHLFSKCLGQYEKLRKKQAFLDNYRKFPMFADNDLSEFDESREIIESLVDEYKACESPDYIKWGMEDPGEANVAAALDSKLVV; encoded by the exons ATGCCGCGCGAGATCATCACGATCCAGGTGGGGCAATGCGGGAACCAGATCGGGATGGAGTTCTGGAAGCAGCTCTGCCTCGAGCACGGCATCGGCAAGGACGGCCTCCTCGAGGATTTCGCCACTCAG GGGGGCGACAGGAAGGATGTGTTCTTTTATCAGGCTGATGATCAGCACTTCATACCTAGGTCTCTTCTTATTGACCTGGAGCCAAGAGTGATCAATGGAATTCAGAACAGTGAGTATAGGAACCTGTACAACCATGAGAACATATTTGTCGCTGAgcatggtggtggtgctgggaaCAACTGGGCCAGTGGGTATCATCAG GGTGAGCAAGTTGTTGATGATATCATGGATATGGTTGATAGAGAAGCAGATGGAAGTGATAGCCTTGAGGGTTTTGTCCTTTGTCACTCTATTGCTGGCGGAACTGGTTCAG GTATGGGTTCTTATCTATTGGAGACACTAAATGATCGGTACAGTAAAAAGCTTGTGCAGACATATAGTGTTTTCCCAAATCAGATGGAAACAAGTGATGTTGTCGTACAACCTTACAACTCGCTTTTGACTCTGAAGCGGCTAACACTGAATGCCGACTGTGTGGTTGTTCTTGACAATACGGCTCTTAATAGGATTGCTGTGGAGCGTCTTCATCTATCAAATCCTACTTTTGCACAGACAAACTCTTTGGTCTCCACAGTTATGTCTGCAAGCACAACTACTTTGAGGTATCCTGGATACATGAACAATGATCTGGTTGGTCTTCTTGCCTCCTTGATCCCCACACCAAGGTGTCATTTTCTGATGACAGGTTACACTCCATTGACCGTTGAACGGCAG GTTAACATGATTCGCAAAACGACGGTATTGGATGTTATGAGAAGACTTCTGCAG ACAAAGAATATAATGGTGTCATCATATGCTCGAACAAAGGAAGCCAGCCAGGCTAAATACATTTCCATACTTAACATCATTCAAGGAGAGGTGGACCCTACACAG GTTCATGAGAGTCTGCAAAGGATACGTGAAAGGAAGCTCGTTAACTTCATAGATTGGGCCCCTGCAAGCATTCAG GTTGCCTTGTCAAGAAAGTCCCCATATGTTCAAACAACACACAGG GTTAGTGGTTTGATGTTAGCAAATCATACTAGTATACGCCACTTATTCAGCAAATGCCTGGGACAATATGAGAAGCTAAGGAAAAAGCAGGCCTTTCTTGACAACTACCGGAAGTTTCCTATGTTTGCG GATAATGATCTCTCTGAATTCGATGAATCACGAGAAATAATAGAGAGTCTAGTTGATGAGTACAAGGCTTGCGAGTCACCAGATTACATTAAATGGGGAATGGAG GATCCTGGAGAGGCAAATGTTGCAGCTGCACTGGATTCTAAGTTAGTGGTGTAA